From a single Columba livia isolate bColLiv1 breed racing homer chromosome 15, bColLiv1.pat.W.v2, whole genome shotgun sequence genomic region:
- the SEC14L5 gene encoding SEC14-like protein 5 isoform X1, with amino-acid sequence MSATALSPRCVVKMVQKYQSPVRVYKYPFELVMAAYEKRFPTCPEIPVFLGSEILHESRSDDGAIHIIERSCKLNVDAPRLLKKIAGVEYVFFIQKNTVNWKERTLRIEAHNETFANRVVVLETCSYSVHPENEEWTCFEQSASLDIKSFFGFESTVEKIAMKQYTSNIKRGKEVIEHYLKELISQGITFIPRWTPPSACRQKDEQVPAVGHGADDVRLESGARGTTKEQTGSSCPLAEAVSPDADKLDADYIERYLGQLTPMQESCLIRLRQWLQETHKGKIPKDEHILRFLRARDFNIDKAREMLCQSLSWRKQYQVDYILQSWRPPALLDEYYTGGWHYQDKDGRPLYILRLGQMDTKGLVKALGEESLLRHVLSINEEGQKRCEENTNIFGRPITSWTCLVDLEGLNMRHLWRPGVKALLRIIEVVEDNYPETLGRLLIVRAPRVFPVLWTLVSPFINENTRQKFLIYSGNNYQGPGGLVDYVDKDVIPDFLGGDCMCTVPEGGLVPKSLYQTEEEPENSDHIRLWTETIYHSASVLKGAPHEVVVEILEGESVITWDFDILKGDVVFSLFHSKRAPQTSHKEATLASTSSAGDNMQLIDKTWVLGVDYSRMESPLVCREGESIQGSHVTRWPGFYILQWKMHGPVPCSGTSLPRVDDVLASLQVSSHKCKLIYYYEVLASKDFRGSVSSLESCNSGFSQLSGATSSSSQSQSSSHLSR; translated from the exons GCATATGAGAAGCGCTTTCCTACATGTCCAGAGATCCCAGTCTTCCTGGGGAGTGAAATCCTGCATGAATCCAGGAGTGATGATGGAGCTATACATATCATTGAACGGAGCTGCAAACTGAATGTGGATGCTCCTAGGCTGCTGAAGAAG ATTGCAGGGGTAGAGTATGTTTTTTTCATCCAGAAAAACACAGTGAACTGGAAGGAGCGAACTCTCCGCATTGAAGCCCACAATGAGACTTTTGCAAACCGTGTTGTCGTCCTTGAAACATGCAGCTACTCG GTTCACCCTGAGAATGAAGAGTGGACTTGCTTTGAACAGTCTGCATCTCTGGACATCAAGTCATTTTTTGGCTTTGAAAGCACAGTGGAAAAAATTGCCATGAAGCAGTACACTTCAAACATCAAGCGG GGCAAGGAAGTGATTGAACACTATCTGAAAGAGTTGATCTCTCAAGGGATCACCTTCATCCCCCGCTGGACACCTCCCTCAGCGTGCAGACAGAAGGACGAGCAAGTCCCGGCTGTTGGACATGGTGCTGATGACGTACGGCTTGAGTCTGGGGCTCGAGGAACTACCAAAGAGCAGACTGGCAGCTCCTGCCCGCTGGCAGAGGCTGTCAGCCCTGATG CCGACAAATTGGATGCTGATTACATTGAGCGATATTTGGGCCAGCTGACTCCCATGCAAGAGAGTTGCTTGATCCGCCTTCGCCAGTGGCTTCAAGAAACGCACAAGGGCAAG ATACCCAAGGACGAACATATCCTACGATTTTTGCGGGCTCGTGACTTCAACATCGACAAAGCTCGAGAAATGCTCTGTCAGTCACTGTCTTGGCGAAAGCAGTACCAGGTGGATTACATCCTGCAGTCATGGAGGCCCCCAGCCCTCTTGGATGAATACTACACTGGAGGATGGCATTATCAAGACAAAG ATGGGCGACCGCTCTACATCCTTCGTCTTGGCCAGATGGACACAAAAGGTTTGGTGAAAGCTCTGGGAGAGGAATCGCTGCTACGACAT GTTCTGTCAATTAATGAGGAAGGACAAAAGAGATGTGAGGAAAATACCAACATTTTTGGCCGCCCCATCAC ATCCTGGACATGCCTGGTGGACCTGGAAGGGCTAAATATGCGGCATCTCTGGCGGCCTGGAGTTAAGGCGCTGCTTCGGATAATTGAGGTTGTAGAGGACAACTACCCTGAAACCCTGGGGAGGCTGTTGATAGTGCGAGCACCCAGGGTTTTCCCTGTTCTCTGGACTCTG GTCAGTCCCTTTATCAATGAGAACACAAGGCAGAAATTCCTCATTTACAGTGGAAATAACTACCAGGGTCCAGGAGGGCTGGTGGACTATGTGGACAAAGACGTGATCCCAGACTTCCTGGGAGGAGACTGCATG TGTACTGTCCCAGAAGGTGGGCTTGTTCCCAAGTCACTTTATCAAACAGAAGAAGAGCCGGAGAACTCAGATCACATCCGGTTATGGACAGAAACTATCTATCACTCTGCAAGTGTCCTCAAAGGAGCTCCACATGAG GTAGTGGTGGAGATTCTGGAAGGGGAATCAGTCATCACCTGGGACTTTGACATCCTGAAGGGAGATGTGGTGTTCAGCCTCTTTCACTCCAAACGAGCTCCTCAAACAAGTCATAAAGAAGCCACGTTAGCAAGTACCTCTTCTGCTGGGGACAATATGCAGCTAATTGATAAGACGTGGGTCCTTGGGGTGGATTACAGCCGTATGGAGTCTCCACTGGTTTGCCGGGAAGGAGAGAGTATCCAG GGATCACATGTGACTCGCTGGCCTGGCTTTTACATTCTCCAGTGGAAAATGCACGGCCCTGTGCCGTGTTCTGGCACCAGCCTCCCTCGCGTGGATGATGTTCTTGCCTCTCTGCAAGTTTCCAGTCACAAGTGCAAGCTCATATACTACTATGAGGTTCTTGCATCCAAGGACTTCAG GGGATCTGTGTCGAGCCTGGAATCTTGCAACAGCGGCTTTTCCCAGCTGAGTGGAGCCACATCATCTTCCAGCCAGTCCCAGAGCAGCTCCCATCTTTCCAGATAG
- the SEC14L5 gene encoding SEC14-like protein 5 isoform X2, with product MVQKYQSPVRVYKYPFELVMAAYEKRFPTCPEIPVFLGSEILHESRSDDGAIHIIERSCKLNVDAPRLLKKIAGVEYVFFIQKNTVNWKERTLRIEAHNETFANRVVVLETCSYSVHPENEEWTCFEQSASLDIKSFFGFESTVEKIAMKQYTSNIKRGKEVIEHYLKELISQGITFIPRWTPPSACRQKDEQVPAVGHGADDVRLESGARGTTKEQTGSSCPLAEAVSPDADKLDADYIERYLGQLTPMQESCLIRLRQWLQETHKGKIPKDEHILRFLRARDFNIDKAREMLCQSLSWRKQYQVDYILQSWRPPALLDEYYTGGWHYQDKDGRPLYILRLGQMDTKGLVKALGEESLLRHVLSINEEGQKRCEENTNIFGRPITSWTCLVDLEGLNMRHLWRPGVKALLRIIEVVEDNYPETLGRLLIVRAPRVFPVLWTLVSPFINENTRQKFLIYSGNNYQGPGGLVDYVDKDVIPDFLGGDCMCTVPEGGLVPKSLYQTEEEPENSDHIRLWTETIYHSASVLKGAPHEVVVEILEGESVITWDFDILKGDVVFSLFHSKRAPQTSHKEATLASTSSAGDNMQLIDKTWVLGVDYSRMESPLVCREGESIQGSHVTRWPGFYILQWKMHGPVPCSGTSLPRVDDVLASLQVSSHKCKLIYYYEVLASKDFRGSVSSLESCNSGFSQLSGATSSSSQSQSSSHLSR from the exons GCATATGAGAAGCGCTTTCCTACATGTCCAGAGATCCCAGTCTTCCTGGGGAGTGAAATCCTGCATGAATCCAGGAGTGATGATGGAGCTATACATATCATTGAACGGAGCTGCAAACTGAATGTGGATGCTCCTAGGCTGCTGAAGAAG ATTGCAGGGGTAGAGTATGTTTTTTTCATCCAGAAAAACACAGTGAACTGGAAGGAGCGAACTCTCCGCATTGAAGCCCACAATGAGACTTTTGCAAACCGTGTTGTCGTCCTTGAAACATGCAGCTACTCG GTTCACCCTGAGAATGAAGAGTGGACTTGCTTTGAACAGTCTGCATCTCTGGACATCAAGTCATTTTTTGGCTTTGAAAGCACAGTGGAAAAAATTGCCATGAAGCAGTACACTTCAAACATCAAGCGG GGCAAGGAAGTGATTGAACACTATCTGAAAGAGTTGATCTCTCAAGGGATCACCTTCATCCCCCGCTGGACACCTCCCTCAGCGTGCAGACAGAAGGACGAGCAAGTCCCGGCTGTTGGACATGGTGCTGATGACGTACGGCTTGAGTCTGGGGCTCGAGGAACTACCAAAGAGCAGACTGGCAGCTCCTGCCCGCTGGCAGAGGCTGTCAGCCCTGATG CCGACAAATTGGATGCTGATTACATTGAGCGATATTTGGGCCAGCTGACTCCCATGCAAGAGAGTTGCTTGATCCGCCTTCGCCAGTGGCTTCAAGAAACGCACAAGGGCAAG ATACCCAAGGACGAACATATCCTACGATTTTTGCGGGCTCGTGACTTCAACATCGACAAAGCTCGAGAAATGCTCTGTCAGTCACTGTCTTGGCGAAAGCAGTACCAGGTGGATTACATCCTGCAGTCATGGAGGCCCCCAGCCCTCTTGGATGAATACTACACTGGAGGATGGCATTATCAAGACAAAG ATGGGCGACCGCTCTACATCCTTCGTCTTGGCCAGATGGACACAAAAGGTTTGGTGAAAGCTCTGGGAGAGGAATCGCTGCTACGACAT GTTCTGTCAATTAATGAGGAAGGACAAAAGAGATGTGAGGAAAATACCAACATTTTTGGCCGCCCCATCAC ATCCTGGACATGCCTGGTGGACCTGGAAGGGCTAAATATGCGGCATCTCTGGCGGCCTGGAGTTAAGGCGCTGCTTCGGATAATTGAGGTTGTAGAGGACAACTACCCTGAAACCCTGGGGAGGCTGTTGATAGTGCGAGCACCCAGGGTTTTCCCTGTTCTCTGGACTCTG GTCAGTCCCTTTATCAATGAGAACACAAGGCAGAAATTCCTCATTTACAGTGGAAATAACTACCAGGGTCCAGGAGGGCTGGTGGACTATGTGGACAAAGACGTGATCCCAGACTTCCTGGGAGGAGACTGCATG TGTACTGTCCCAGAAGGTGGGCTTGTTCCCAAGTCACTTTATCAAACAGAAGAAGAGCCGGAGAACTCAGATCACATCCGGTTATGGACAGAAACTATCTATCACTCTGCAAGTGTCCTCAAAGGAGCTCCACATGAG GTAGTGGTGGAGATTCTGGAAGGGGAATCAGTCATCACCTGGGACTTTGACATCCTGAAGGGAGATGTGGTGTTCAGCCTCTTTCACTCCAAACGAGCTCCTCAAACAAGTCATAAAGAAGCCACGTTAGCAAGTACCTCTTCTGCTGGGGACAATATGCAGCTAATTGATAAGACGTGGGTCCTTGGGGTGGATTACAGCCGTATGGAGTCTCCACTGGTTTGCCGGGAAGGAGAGAGTATCCAG GGATCACATGTGACTCGCTGGCCTGGCTTTTACATTCTCCAGTGGAAAATGCACGGCCCTGTGCCGTGTTCTGGCACCAGCCTCCCTCGCGTGGATGATGTTCTTGCCTCTCTGCAAGTTTCCAGTCACAAGTGCAAGCTCATATACTACTATGAGGTTCTTGCATCCAAGGACTTCAG GGGATCTGTGTCGAGCCTGGAATCTTGCAACAGCGGCTTTTCCCAGCTGAGTGGAGCCACATCATCTTCCAGCCAGTCCCAGAGCAGCTCCCATCTTTCCAGATAG